One genomic segment of Salarias fasciatus chromosome 8, fSalaFa1.1, whole genome shotgun sequence includes these proteins:
- the LOC115393693 gene encoding ninein-like: protein MAHSQNPRGRRGFPGNPRRRFNIPQELLEMRSHIDQLLETLHNREMEMLAMKTALREQDEQQEGKEVLQARIQLLQEKNESLQARSQFLHSRNEFLEAQNQSVLEENQTLKEGKQFLQEQNHILQEQNRILQEDNKTLQEQNQTLKEEKQFLQEQNHILQEQNHILQEQNCILQEQNRILQEDNKTLQEQNQTLKEEKQFLQEQNHILQEEKHTLQEQNQTLQAEKTKIKDTNKILVETIKARRKLKGGFRKLFRGGEKKKTVNATEETKKVVVMETRDLFGRWTVLHLKNSSGVKEVVTTIEGNMTVSKVEVLEEGEELKRKVTELEALAIRQSEGAASEEQEEFSC from the exons ATGGCCCACAGTCAGAATCCCAGAGGCAGAAGAGGATTTCCTGGCAACCCTCGCCGGAGATTCAACATTCCTCAGGAGCTTCTAGAAATGCGCTCCCACATCGACCAGCTCCTGGAGACGCTTCACAACAGAGAAATGGAGATGCTGGCTATGAAAACTGCTCTGAGGgagcaggatgagcagcaggaggggaaggaggtcCTCCAGGCAAgaatccagctcctccaggagaaAAACGAGTCCCTCCAGGCGAGGAGCCAGTTCCTTCATTCGAGGAACGAGTTCCTTGAGGCCCAGAACCAGTCCGTTttggaggagaaccagacctTAAAGGAGGGGAAGCAGTtcctccaggagcagaaccacatcctccaggagcagaaccGCATCCTCCAGGAGGACaacaagaccctgcaggaaCAGAACCAAACTCTAAAGGAGGAAAAGCagttcctgcaggagcagaaccacatcctccaggagcagaaccacatcctccaggagcagaactgcatcctccaggagcagaaccGCATCCTCCAGGAGGACaacaagaccctgcaggaaCAGAACCAAACTCTAAAGGAGGAAAAGCagttcctgcaggagcagaaccacatcctccaggaggagaagcacaccctccaggagcagaaccagactctccAGGCAGAGAAGACCAAGATCAAAGACACTAACAAGATCTTGGTGGAGACTATAAAGGCCAGGAGAAAACTGAAGGGAGGCTTCAGGAAgctgttcagaggaggagagaaaaaaaagactgtaaatGCCACAGAGGAGACAAAGAAGGTTGTTGTGATGGAGACGAGGGATTTGTTCGGCAGATGGACGGTGTTACATTTAAAGAACAGCTCTGGGGTGAAGGAGGTGGTCACCACCATTGAGGGAAACATGACTGTTTCCAAGGTGGAAGtgctggaggaaggagaagagctCAAGAGGAAGGTGACCGAATTAGAGGCACTGGCGATAAGACAGTCAGAGGGAGCAGCTtctgaagagcaggaggag ttttcatgttga
- the LOC115393692 gene encoding glucose-6-phosphatase-like, with protein MHWRNKNNKYGGKESKNDMHWRNKNNKYGGKESKNDMAVQVGLWGLMGLVELLVCMSRVFMAAHFPHQVIAGAVTGVLVAELVSRVKWIYGASLARYVLVTLFLTGFAVGFYLLLRAVGVDLLWTMEKAQRWCVRAEWVHLDSTPFASLLRNMGSLFGLGLGLHSPTMLYLWL; from the exons ATGCACTGgaggaacaagaacaacaaatacGGAGGAAAAGAGAGCAAGAACGACATGCACTGgaggaacaagaacaacaaatacGGAGGAAAAGAGAGCAAGAACGACAT GGCCGTGCAGGTGGGCCTGTGGGGTCTCATGGGCctagtggagctgctggtctgcaTGTCCAGGGTCTTCATGGCCGCTCACTTCCCTCACCAGGTCATCGCTGGAGCCGTCACAG GCGTGCTGGTCGCCGAGCTGGTCTCCAGGGTCAAGTGGATCTACGGCGCCAGCCTGGCGAGGTACGTGCTGGTGACGCTCTTCCTGACCGGCTTCGCGGTGGGCTTCTACCTGCTGCTGCGCGCCGTGGGCGTGGACCTGCTGTGGACCATGGAGAAGGCCCAGCGCTGGTGCGTGAGGGCGGAGTGGGTGCACCTGGACTCCACGCCCTTCGCCAGCCTGCTGAGGAACATGGGCAGCCTGTTCGGGCTGGGCCTGGGCCTGCACTCGCCGACGATGCTCTATTTGTGGCTTTAA